The Chloroflexus aggregans DSM 9485 genome segment GCTTCCCTGAACGGCCTGATGAGACTGTCGCCCATTTCGACAGCAGCGAGTGTCAAGCAGGTGGTTGCACCTTCCCACCATTTGTGCAACCTTACGTCACACGTCAAGTATATCACCTCCAACCGGCTTTTGCAAACCATTTTTGAACGGATTTTCGAGAAGCCATTCGTTTACCGGTAGCTGTCTATCCGAGTCATCGTTTCATCGTTGTTGATGGTGAGCCGGTAGGTTGAGCCTCGTTGAGTTTCTCGAACATGTGTGCAAAGATTGGCAATGGAGGGTGTTGATCTGTGGTATAATACGGGCTGATGAAACGAGCAAACGAGTGGGCAAAACTCATGCGCCAACCGGTATCGCCGATCGATGCGCTGACGGACGGATTTGCGACTATCCACCGTCAGCCGTTTATTCTGCTGTTCTCGATAGGGTTGAGCGCGTATGTATGGTTAGGTAGCGCAATTACTCTCGCCCTGCCGCCGTACACGGATCAAGGTCTGATCGGTTCGTTCCTTGGGACCTTACACGCCATTGATGCTCGCACATTCTTGGTGCCGACCAACCTGATCCCGATCCTCACGCCTGGCGTTGAGACGATCATACCACCACCGTTGGTGTTATCTGTCGAGCAGTATATACTTGCGTTGATCGGCCTGAATCTGGTGGCGCTGGTCGTGAGTAGTGTATTTTTGGCGAGCCTGTATCGTCTGATACGGCCAAGGCCGGTGGCGCAACCGACACTTTTTCATCACAGCCTCGCGATTGCCGTCCGGCTCGCCGGGGTTCTTGGCTTGATCGGGAGTGTGGTCGTACCCCTGCTGATCTGTTCGGTTGTCATTATCTGGTTGATGCCAACCACATTCTCGCTTGTATATACTGTCTGGATCGGGTTAGGGCTGGTTGGGTTGGTTGTGTTTGGCTTTGCGCCGGAAATTATCGTTTTCCATAATTACGGGCCACTGATGACGTTACAGGCGAGTTGGCGCTTTGCTCGCCAACGGTGGTTCTCGATTGCAACATTTCTTGCACTCTGTGTCATTATTGAAATTGGCTTCGCCGGTCTCTGGCGCGCTGTTGCCGTTCAACCGGGCTGGCTGGCTCCGGCAATTGTCGGTCAGGCTTACATCGGTAGCGGCCTACGCACTGCACGCCTACAGTTCTATCGGCGATATGCCAATGTGACGGTTAGCTAAACTGGCATGCCTTTTGCGTGGCCGATAAAGGAATAGTCCTCATGACGAACGAAACTCCGACAACCTACGACGAAAGTCAGATTCAAGTGCTGGAAGGCATGGAAGCCGTCCGCAAGCGCCCCGGTATGTATATCGGTCCTACCGATATCAACGGCCTCCACACGATGGTGCGCGAGGTGGTTGATAACTCGGTCGATGAGGTGATGGCCGGACGGGCGACGAGTGTCAGTGTGACTATTCACCGCGACGGTTCGGTGACGGTGAGTGATGATGGTTCCGGGATTCCGGTTGGTATCCATCCGAAAGAGGGTATCAGCACCCTCACACTGGTCATGACGCGCTTGCACGCCGGCGGTAAATTCGGTAGCGGCGGCTACAAGGTCTCTTCCGGCCTGCATGGCGTTGGTGTTTCGGCAGTCAATGCGCTTTCGTCGTATATGCGGGTCGATGTGTATCGTAATGGTCGTCATTACTACCAGGAGTATCGGGCCGGTGTGCCGGTGACGGATGTGATCGATCTGGAACCAACCGATCGTCACGGTACGACGACGCGCTTTTTACCCGATACCTCGATTATTCAGACGCTCGACTACAATTTCGATACGCTCGCCCAACGTTTCCGCGAGATGAGCTATCTCAACAAGGGGTTGCGGTTTAAGTTTGTTGATGAGCGTACCAATCGCGAACTGAACTTTTACTTCGAGGGCGGGATTGTGTCGTATGTCCGCCATCTCAATAAAGATAAGGTTGTACTCCATCGCCAGCCCTTCTATGTCGAGCGGGTGGTTGATGAGGTGATGGTGGAAGTGGCGTTACAGTATACCGATACGTTTGACACGGATAATGTTTATACTTTTGCAAATAATATCAATAACTCTGACGGTGGTTCGCATTTGTCAGGGTTTCGCACGGCACTAACCCGCGTGATCAATAGTTATGCGCGCGCCAAAGGGCTGTTGAAGGAGAATGAGAGTAATCTTACCGGCGATGACGTGCGTGAGGGGTTGACGGCGGTGATCAGTGTGAAGCTGAAAGACCCGCAGTTTTCCTCACAGACCAAAGAGAAGTTGGTTAGCCCGGAAGCAGCCAGTGCAGTGGCGACGGTGTTTGGCGATGCGTTTAGTGCCTGGCTCGATGAGAACCCGGCTGATGCGCGGCGGATTATCGAGAAGGCGATCACGGCGGCGCGCACTCGCCTTGCTGTGCAGAAAGTACGTGAGACGGCGCGCAAGAGCGCGATGGAAGGCTTTTCACTGCCCGGCAAGTTGGCCGATTGTTCAGACCCCAACCCGGCTCGTTGCGAGCTGTATATTGTCGAGGGTGATAGCGCCGGTGGGACGGCTAAGCAGGGCCGTGACCGCCGTTTTCAGGCCATTCTGCCGCTGCGCGGTAAGATTCTAAATGTCGAGAAGAGCCGGCTTGACCGTATGCTGTCAAACGCCGAAGTGCGTGCTCTGATTACCGCTATCGGTACGTCCATCGGTGACCAGTTTGATCTGAGTAAGCTGCGCTATCACCGTATCTTTCTCATGACCGACGCTGATGTTGATGGGAGCCATATTCGTACCCTGTTACTTACCTTTTTCTTCCGCCACATGCGGCCTCTGATTACCAACGGCCATCTCTTTATTGCGCAACCCCCGCTCTATCGGATTAAACACGGACGTGAGCAGGTCTACACCTATTCCGATGCCGAGCGTGATGCGTATCTCAGCAAACTGCCACCCGGAACCAAGGTTGAGATTCAGCGCTACAAAGGGTTGGGTGAAATGAATGCCGAACAACTGTGGGAGACAACCATGAACCCACAGAACCGGGTGATCTTGCAGGTGACGCTGGAAGATGCCGCGCGCGCTGATGAGACGTTCACGATGTTGATGGGTGATCTGGTGCCGCCACGCCGCCGGTTTATCCAGACCCACGCGAATGAGGTGGTGGAGTTGGATATTTAACGTATAGTGTGGGTCTCTTACGTGATGATAAGGGGCGGATCGTTGGATCCGCCCCTTGTTGTGTGTTATGCGCTATTTCTCCTCTGACGTTACCGATGTTGTGATGGGTTGCCGGCCGGAGATACCCTTCCCTTGATGCTCGCCATACACGGCCGGATGCCATCTTCGCCAGAACCAGATGAGTATCCCGACCGGAATGATCCACACCGGCGACCAAATAGCGAGGATCAGCACGATGGTTAAGATACTCTCGCCAAATGCGCGCAGCAAACCGAACTGTTCAACGACTATCTTCCCCGGATCCCAGGTTGGTGTCGGCGCCGGCTTTTCTTCGACCATCGATGCCGGTCTCATGATCACGCTAATTGTTGAGAAGTTCGTGTTCTGTTCAAGATAGCGCATGCGACCCTTGATTTGCTCAATCTGCCCTTGAATCTCGGAGAGGCGCTGGTAGAGCAGAAGCGTATCCTCTAGTCTTTGTGAGGATTCGAGGAGCGCTTTGATGCGGTCATGGGTGGCTTCGAGATTGCGCAGTCGTGATCGGAGATCGACGTATTGTTCGGTAATATCTTCACCGTCAACGGTCCGACTCACAATCTCTTTCGCTAAACCTTCGATCTCGGTGAGTGCCCGTTCAAAGTTCTCAAACGGGACGCGAAACGTGATGTACGACTCACGGGTTTGCTCTCGCCCTTGCGCACGGATATGCAGGATATACCCACCAAGGCGATCGGCGATGTCACGCACACGATCCTCTGCTTGATCAACCGATTCGACACGGATATCCAAAGTTGCATTGAGAATAACCATTCGCGAGGCATACAGCAGCGGATTAGTCTCGCCGGTAGTGTTGCCTCTCTCGCTCCTGCTCCACCTGCCGGCATGTCCGCCACTGCCGATGTTGCTTCACCTGCTGGTCTGCCTACTATTGCCGGCGCGGCTCCACCTGCCGGTGCGCCTGCCATTGCCGGCGCGGCTCCACCTGCTTGCGCGCTCACCACCTATTCACTCGTTCGCTGCGTATTGCCGTTAAAATCGGTCTTCTGCGGCGGCTCCGTACTGCACCCTACCGGTAACAGCATAGCCGTCACCACAACGGTGAGTAACCGAATCATACGATGACCTCCTGTAGACCTGAGAATCTGAGGAAACAGTGTTATGTACTTGATAAACGCTAACGGTAAGGAATGAGTTCCCGGTCTGTAGGTGTAACTTTTCACGACGGTGAACGTACATAACAACGACAGCATCGGTTACGTGTTGTGATACGTGGAAGGGGCAATACATGACTACACCCGATCCGTTCTCGTTACCGCCCGTTTCGTCTACCGAACCACGACGCAGTCCATTGTTCCTGATCATCGGCGGTTTAGTCATCGGTGGATTACTGATCATCGTCGGTGGTGGTGCGTTGGTATGGAGCATGATCAACCAGCGTGGTAGTGCCATTCCTGAATTATTACCGGCTGAAACCCAAATCTACGCTGCGATCACGCCCAATCTGAGCGATCTGCCGAATATTGACCGTTTACGACGAGCCTTTCCCGAAACCTTCGACTACCAGAACACCGACCAAACGAGCGATTTTTTGCAAGAACGCTTTGGTGTAACGTTTGCCGATGACATCGCGCCGTGGATAGGTGCTGAAGTAGCGGTCGCCGTCTACGGCTTGCCGATCGAGCAGCTAAGTGCAGTCGTCGGCGAATTGTCCAATCCATTCAATCCGCCGGCAACACTCAACCCGCTAGAAGATGCTGATTTACGCAACACCAATGTGCTGTTGATCGTAGCAGTTCGTGATCAACGGGCCGCCCAGGCTTTTCTCGACAAACAGCGCACGTTTCGAGAGGCGCAGGGTGAGCGTTTTACGAACAGCACAACGAATGGGGTGACGATCTACGAAAGTGAGAGTGATGAAACGGCGTTTGCTGCCTTCGCACTGGCCCGCAATATGGTCGTCTTTGCCAACAATGCCACGAGCATCTCTACGCTGATCGAGCAACGTAGCGAGACCGCACTGGCCCGTAGCGCACAATTTCAAGCCGTGAGCCAGCGCTTGCCGACTGACCGGATTGGCACGATCTATCTTGCCGGAGATGGATTGGCTCGTTTTATTGACAGCCTCTTTGCATCAGGCTCACTCGATGAGACCGTGCCAATGCTGGCCGATATGCAATCGGCAGCCCAAGCTATGCAAGGAGTCGGCTTCACAATGGCCGTTATCGAGAGCGGTCTGCGCTTCGATGCAGTGACCGTCTTTGATCGCAACCGGCTGAGTAATGCACTGCGCGAGCAACTCGGTAGCCTGCGCCCAACCGTCTCGCCCGAACGAGCCGGTGATGTCAGCAGCACCGCGATCGGTGTATTCAGTTTTGGCATACCTGCCGATTGGGGGCAGCGTCTCCGTGATCAGTTAGAGGCCGAACCTGAAACTGCCAATGCGCTGCGTGATCTCGAAGACAGTCTCAACATCAGTCTCGACCGCGACTTGTTTAGCTGGTTTCACGGTGAAGGGGTGATCGCGCTGTTGCCTATCGATAGTGTCGAATTGCCGGTAGGAGGCTACTTCGCGCTGCGTGTTGCCGATCGGTCGGCTGCCGAGCGAGGTATGCAACGGCTCATTGAATTGGCCGAAGACCTTACCGGTATCCGGACCGGTACAACCTCGCTGGGGCGCACGCAAGTGCAAGCGTTTGAAGAGGGCGATCTCTTCTTTGGGTACGGCTTCAACGGCAACGATCTGGTGATTGCAGTGGGTCGACCGGCGATGGAAGCTGCCTTTGGCGTCGAACAAAAACTGTCAAGTGTGGCGACCTATGCGAATGCGTTGAAGGCGATGCCCTCTCCCAATGGTGGTGTCCTGTATATCAACCTTACCGCAGCCCGCAGGTGGTTTAACCAGACAAATGATCCGATTGACCCCGAACTTGAGCAGCGGTTGGCTCCATTCACTGCTATCA includes the following:
- a CDS encoding DUF4349 domain-containing protein yields the protein MVILNATLDIRVESVDQAEDRVRDIADRLGGYILHIRAQGREQTRESYITFRVPFENFERALTEIEGLAKEIVSRTVDGEDITEQYVDLRSRLRNLEATHDRIKALLESSQRLEDTLLLYQRLSEIQGQIEQIKGRMRYLEQNTNFSTISVIMRPASMVEEKPAPTPTWDPGKIVVEQFGLLRAFGESILTIVLILAIWSPVWIIPVGILIWFWRRWHPAVYGEHQGKGISGRQPITTSVTSEEK
- a CDS encoding DUF3352 domain-containing protein, which codes for MTTPDPFSLPPVSSTEPRRSPLFLIIGGLVIGGLLIIVGGGALVWSMINQRGSAIPELLPAETQIYAAITPNLSDLPNIDRLRRAFPETFDYQNTDQTSDFLQERFGVTFADDIAPWIGAEVAVAVYGLPIEQLSAVVGELSNPFNPPATLNPLEDADLRNTNVLLIVAVRDQRAAQAFLDKQRTFREAQGERFTNSTTNGVTIYESESDETAFAAFALARNMVVFANNATSISTLIEQRSETALARSAQFQAVSQRLPTDRIGTIYLAGDGLARFIDSLFASGSLDETVPMLADMQSAAQAMQGVGFTMAVIESGLRFDAVTVFDRNRLSNALREQLGSLRPTVSPERAGDVSSTAIGVFSFGIPADWGQRLRDQLEAEPETANALRDLEDSLNISLDRDLFSWFHGEGVIALLPIDSVELPVGGYFALRVADRSAAERGMQRLIELAEDLTGIRTGTTSLGRTQVQAFEEGDLFFGYGFNGNDLVIAVGRPAMEAAFGVEQKLSSVATYANALKAMPSPNGGVLYINLTAARRWFNQTNDPIDPELEQRLAPFTAITSSGTVGIDDRGVMRGTLLLSIEPQ
- the gyrB gene encoding DNA topoisomerase (ATP-hydrolyzing) subunit B, coding for MTNETPTTYDESQIQVLEGMEAVRKRPGMYIGPTDINGLHTMVREVVDNSVDEVMAGRATSVSVTIHRDGSVTVSDDGSGIPVGIHPKEGISTLTLVMTRLHAGGKFGSGGYKVSSGLHGVGVSAVNALSSYMRVDVYRNGRHYYQEYRAGVPVTDVIDLEPTDRHGTTTRFLPDTSIIQTLDYNFDTLAQRFREMSYLNKGLRFKFVDERTNRELNFYFEGGIVSYVRHLNKDKVVLHRQPFYVERVVDEVMVEVALQYTDTFDTDNVYTFANNINNSDGGSHLSGFRTALTRVINSYARAKGLLKENESNLTGDDVREGLTAVISVKLKDPQFSSQTKEKLVSPEAASAVATVFGDAFSAWLDENPADARRIIEKAITAARTRLAVQKVRETARKSAMEGFSLPGKLADCSDPNPARCELYIVEGDSAGGTAKQGRDRRFQAILPLRGKILNVEKSRLDRMLSNAEVRALITAIGTSIGDQFDLSKLRYHRIFLMTDADVDGSHIRTLLLTFFFRHMRPLITNGHLFIAQPPLYRIKHGREQVYTYSDAERDAYLSKLPPGTKVEIQRYKGLGEMNAEQLWETTMNPQNRVILQVTLEDAARADETFTMLMGDLVPPRRRFIQTHANEVVELDI